TTGCGTTCAAAGTCATCCTTCGTTTCTCCGAGTGTGGCTTAGGGGCTGGCCCGGCGCCCCTAAGCGGCCAGCGCTTCCTTAACAGTGGGGAATATCGGGAACACCTTGTTGAGGCTGGTGATCTCGAACACCTTCAGTATCTGCGGGTTGCTGCATACGACGCGCATGGTACCGCCGTGTTCGCTGACGCGTTTGAGGCCGCCTACCAGCGAGCCGAGGCCCGTGCTGTCTATGTACTCGACCGCGGTCAT
The DNA window shown above is from Armatimonadota bacterium and carries:
- a CDS encoding STAS domain-containing protein codes for the protein MDLEITQESVGDVLVLHLEGELDTYNCGQLRSALVEHVEAGDNRIIIDMTAVEYIDSTGLGSLVGGLKRVSEHGGTMRVVCSNPQILKVFEITSLNKVFPIFPTVKEALAA